In a single window of the Gemmatimonadota bacterium genome:
- the udk gene encoding uridine kinase gives MCRWQGRAWRSADSPRRRPATVRVAVRPPTKRPRTPRLGCGSGGRGPAEPRLARRDRTSRAPGQQPRNRSRIGISRESPGRDVGSSLDARAPLGVAPSYAPYPRLTSIGGDIFDWSLVTGHWSPFTGHRSPHLRSPSCLTQPPRPRPLIIGVVGGSGSGKTTVARAIHEATGIDAAFVDQDAYYKDLGHLSMDDRRRVNFDHPDALDNDLMVEQLEALAAWRPIQKPTYDYAAHTRAAAVVTVQPSPIVIVDGILLFTDARLRKHFDIKLYVDVADDIRFIRRLQRDVEERGRTMGDVIRQYLTTVRPMHMEFVEPSKRYADVILPEGGHNKIGVEMVIARVILELQRRVA, from the coding sequence ATGTGCCGGTGGCAAGGTCGAGCGTGGCGATCTGCTGATTCTCCGCGTCGCCGACCAGCAACTGTCCGGGTCGCAGTTCGACCACCCACGAAACGACCGAGAACTCCGCGCCTGGGGTGTGGGTCGGGCGGCCGAGGGCCCGCGGAACCACGGCTTGCCCGGAGAGACCGGACGTCGAGAGCACCAGGGCAGCAACCACGGAACAGGTCGCGAATCGGGATTTCAAGGGAATCACCTGGGAGGGATGTGGGATCTAGCCTAGACGCTCGAGCCCCCCTCGGCGTCGCGCCTAGCTACGCCCCTTACCCGAGGCTGACATCCATCGGAGGAGATATCTTTGACTGGTCACTGGTCACTGGTCACTGGTCACCGTTCACTGGTCACCGTTCACCCCACCTCCGGAGCCCCTCGTGCCTGACGCAGCCGCCTCGCCCCCGCCCCCTGATCATCGGCGTCGTCGGCGGCTCCGGCTCCGGGAAGACCACCGTGGCACGGGCGATCCACGAGGCGACCGGGATCGATGCCGCGTTCGTCGACCAGGACGCCTACTACAAGGACCTCGGCCATCTCTCGATGGACGATCGGCGACGGGTCAACTTCGACCACCCCGACGCGCTCGACAACGACCTGATGGTCGAGCAACTCGAGGCGCTCGCCGCATGGCGACCGATCCAGAAGCCGACCTACGACTACGCCGCCCACACCCGCGCGGCCGCTGTCGTCACGGTGCAGCCGAGTCCGATCGTGATCGTCGATGGCATCCTGCTCTTCACCGACGCGCGGCTGCGGAAGCACTTCGACATCAAGCTCTACGTCGACGTGGCAGACGATATCCGCTTCATCCGCCGGTTGCAGCGTGATGTCGAGGAACGCGGCCGCACCATGGGCGACGTGATCCGCCAGTACCTCACCACCGTGCGGCCGATGCACATGGAGTTCGTCGAGCCATCCAAGCGGTATGCCGACGTGATCCTCCCCGAGGGTGGCCACAACAAGATCGGCGTCGAGATGGTGATTGCGCGGGTGATCCTCGAGCTGCAGCGCCGCGTCGCGTGA
- a CDS encoding S9 family peptidase codes for MRLALVAVLLGAAPLQGQGTFTLDRFLELERVASPAISPDGKSIVYTRIQVNRIADRYESMLWQVDDNGTNPRQVAPGHHAAWSPDGKRLAWLADVDGTTQLIVRTIGDGDVTLTTGPTPPLAFRWSPDGQQIAFTRLVPFAPPIRVTSPIPAEGGNWAADPSITTRLRSAEGWVQLFVVSATGGEARQVTAGGFDVGARDTGVHGAIPFDWLLDGTAIVFDGLIEPDAERRYQQSQLYVVQVASGELRRLTGTDGFWHTPVVSPDGKWIAFSGFGEGGASYRTQPLHVIRPDGGAFRTLTAGLDRDAVGAAWDSDGQTLWFGAEDRGAINSYSVSLKDGKVKPGSNGLHRMELAAIARKGGYGLAIRSTASLPWELVRFPLKKPWEIQPVTHLNEAIAKSMRFGEIEEVEYHSGDALVQGWLVKPPDFTVGSKRPLHVELHGGPHAMHHLGFSPTAQQMAAAGYLVLLLNPRGSTGYGSDFGAALGTRYPGVDLDDVIAGVDEVIGRGWVDTTKVFVGGCGGGGMLASWVVGRSTRFAAASVRCPGNDWLAGLPGPLGAEEEPFFSRPWRQDKLDWSERSPLHVVGAVRAPVLVVAGDCRRAVPIDEGGEWFTALQLRGVPSALVRLNDECGAATRHPSNWLRTRQLILDWYTHAISGTR; via the coding sequence GTGAGGCTCGCGCTCGTCGCAGTCTTGCTCGGCGCCGCGCCGTTGCAGGGGCAGGGGACCTTCACGCTCGACCGCTTCCTCGAGCTCGAGCGGGTCGCCTCGCCGGCCATCAGCCCCGACGGCAAGTCGATCGTCTACACCCGCATCCAGGTCAACCGGATCGCCGACCGCTACGAGTCGATGCTCTGGCAGGTCGACGACAACGGTACGAACCCGAGGCAGGTCGCCCCCGGGCACCACGCCGCATGGTCACCTGACGGGAAGCGGCTCGCGTGGTTGGCCGACGTGGATGGCACCACACAGCTCATCGTCCGTACCATTGGCGATGGTGATGTGACGCTCACGACCGGCCCCACGCCACCGCTCGCCTTCCGCTGGTCGCCGGATGGCCAGCAGATCGCGTTCACCCGGCTGGTGCCGTTCGCCCCACCCATTCGTGTCACCTCGCCGATCCCCGCCGAGGGCGGCAACTGGGCCGCAGACCCCAGCATCACGACGCGGCTGCGGTCGGCCGAGGGGTGGGTGCAGCTCTTCGTCGTGAGCGCCACCGGCGGCGAGGCTCGGCAGGTGACCGCCGGCGGCTTCGACGTCGGCGCGCGCGACACCGGCGTGCACGGGGCCATCCCCTTCGACTGGTTGCTCGACGGGACGGCGATCGTCTTCGACGGCCTGATCGAGCCCGACGCCGAGCGGCGCTATCAGCAGTCGCAGCTGTACGTGGTGCAGGTGGCGAGTGGCGAACTGCGCCGCCTGACCGGTACCGACGGCTTCTGGCACACGCCGGTCGTCTCCCCAGACGGGAAGTGGATCGCCTTCAGCGGCTTCGGCGAAGGTGGGGCGAGCTACCGCACGCAGCCGCTGCACGTCATCCGCCCCGATGGCGGCGCGTTCCGCACCCTGACCGCCGGCCTCGACCGCGACGCGGTAGGTGCCGCGTGGGACTCGGACGGCCAGACGCTCTGGTTCGGCGCCGAAGATCGTGGCGCGATCAACAGCTACTCGGTGTCGCTCAAGGACGGCAAGGTGAAGCCGGGGTCGAACGGGCTGCACCGGATGGAACTCGCGGCGATCGCCCGGAAGGGCGGCTACGGCCTCGCCATCCGGAGCACCGCCTCGCTCCCGTGGGAGCTGGTGCGCTTCCCGCTCAAGAAGCCGTGGGAGATCCAGCCGGTCACCCACCTCAACGAGGCCATCGCCAAGTCAATGCGCTTCGGCGAAATCGAGGAAGTCGAGTATCACTCCGGTGACGCGCTGGTGCAGGGATGGCTGGTGAAGCCGCCCGACTTCACCGTCGGCAGCAAGCGGCCGTTGCACGTGGAGCTCCACGGCGGTCCCCACGCCATGCACCACCTCGGCTTCTCGCCGACGGCGCAGCAGATGGCCGCGGCCGGCTACCTGGTGCTGTTGCTCAATCCGCGCGGCTCCACTGGCTACGGCAGCGACTTCGGTGCGGCCCTGGGAACGCGCTACCCTGGTGTCGATCTCGACGACGTGATCGCTGGCGTGGACGAGGTGATCGGTCGGGGATGGGTCGACACCACCAAGGTCTTCGTGGGTGGCTGCGGTGGTGGCGGAATGCTCGCCTCCTGGGTCGTCGGGCGGAGTACGCGCTTCGCCGCCGCGTCGGTGCGCTGCCCGGGCAACGACTGGCTCGCCGGGCTCCCTGGCCCGCTCGGTGCCGAGGAGGAGCCGTTCTTCTCACGGCCGTGGCGACAGGACAAACTCGACTGGAGCGAGCGGTCGCCACTGCACGTCGTCGGCGCGGTCCGCGCCCCCGTGCTCGTCGTGGCGGGCGACTGCCGCCGCGCCGTGCCGATCGACGAGGGCGGCGAGTGGTTCACGGCGCTGCAACTCCGGGGCGTGCCATCGGCGCTCG